A region of Anopheles merus strain MAF chromosome 2R, AmerM5.1, whole genome shotgun sequence DNA encodes the following proteins:
- the LOC121590822 gene encoding uncharacterized protein LOC121590822, whose amino-acid sequence MFSFKGRRLYALGLILFTLELQYVTAITPQSLHQLSPIIEQKQPPSPSPSSVIRQSIDTKAKLVGINRALHERLQQTRANLRPLQARAAQLQHRFDEYQRTAGARRPPSFGLAARGARTERNQLLQEAHRLRAAVERKLQGFGVLDQRYRSMRTLLEPKTKSAGLPRAWLDRDTERQMELNERIYKNIIDLLVHLIECPVNIIHDVMGHDVPADGPTTTTAGPPPLPDSAQEVEEGTDTDGNTLYDEPVELNADIDDTVPWLEEFHY is encoded by the exons ATGTTTTCATTCAAAGGACGTCGTTTGTATGCGTTAGGATTGATACTGTTCACATTGGAGCTGCAGTACGTCACAG CAATTACACCACAATCGCTGCACCAACTATCACCAATCATCGAACAGAAgcaaccaccatcaccgtcaCCATCATCTGTAATTCGGCAATCCATCGACACCAAAGCGAAACTGGTAGGCATTAATCGTGCCCTGCACGAACGGCTACAGCAGACCCGCGCCAATCTGCGCCCCTTACAGGCACGAGCCGCACAGTTACAGCACCGCTTCGACGAGTACCAGCGTACCGCCGGCGCACGGCGACCGCCATCATTCGGACTTGCTGCCAGGGGGGCTCGCACCGAGCGCAACCAACTGCTCCAGGAAGCCCATCGACTTCGGGCCGCTGTCGAACGAAAGTTGCAGGGCTTCGGTGTGCTGGACCAGCGCTACCGAAGCATGCGAACGTTGCTCGAGCCGAAAACGAAGAGCGCTGGACTGCCCCGGGCATGGCTCGATCGGGATACCGAGCGGCAGATGGAGTTGAACGAGCGCATCTACAAGAACATCATCGACCTGCTAGTGCACCTGATCGAGTGTCCGGTTAACATCATACACGACGTAATGGGGCACGACGTGCCAGCAGATGGTCCGacaaccaccaccgccggacCACCGCCCCTGCCCGATAGTGCGCAAGAGGTTGAGGAGGGAACCGATACGGACGGCAACACGCTTTACGACGAGCCCGTCGAGCTGAACGCGGATATCGATGATACCGTGCCGTGGTTGGAGGAGTTTCATTACTAA